Proteins encoded in a region of the Pseudomonadales bacterium genome:
- a CDS encoding type II toxin-antitoxin system CcdA family antitoxin yields the protein MSDLLDAKFDQHEPYAYSVRTVNRWTAAMLAIYDLDAPKKPTNLSVNSDLLKKAKELDINLSAALEQTLAEQVRTRQRVEWLAENRDAITAYNSLVETHGVFSDCTRSF from the coding sequence TTGAGCGACTTGTTAGATGCCAAATTTGACCAACACGAACCATACGCATATTCTGTGCGCACAGTTAACCGCTGGACTGCTGCCATGCTTGCCATTTATGACCTCGACGCCCCAAAAAAACCAACAAACCTTAGTGTAAACAGTGACTTACTGAAAAAAGCCAAGGAGTTGGACATTAACCTGTCTGCCGCCCTAGAGCAAACACTGGCAGAACAGGTACGAACAAGACAACGAGTTGAGTGGCTAGCAGAAAACCGTGATGCCATTACTGCCTACAACTCTTTGGTGGAAACACATGGTGTCTTTAGCGACTGTACTCGGAGCTTCTGA
- a CDS encoding type II toxin-antitoxin system VapC family toxin, translating to MIVVDTNILAYLYLPTGFSEQAELLLLKQPKWIAPILWRSEFRNVLALYLRKEILTLEQAYDIQTEAETLLAGNEYDVPSLDVLRLIETSECSAYDCEFVALAKRNHTVLVTEDKKILKQFPKITMSLSEAVSKP from the coding sequence ATGATTGTTGTTGATACCAACATACTGGCTTACCTATACCTGCCAACAGGATTCAGTGAACAAGCCGAACTCCTACTCCTGAAGCAGCCCAAATGGATTGCGCCCATACTTTGGCGCAGCGAATTCCGCAATGTTCTCGCGCTGTACCTACGGAAAGAAATACTGACGCTGGAGCAAGCTTACGACATACAGACTGAAGCCGAAACATTGCTGGCTGGTAATGAATATGACGTCCCTTCTCTTGATGTATTGCGATTGATTGAAACCAGCGAATGTTCTGCTTATGACTGTGAATTTGTGGCATTAGCCAAAAGAAACCATACTGTTCTTGTTACAGAAGATAAAAAAATACTCAAACAATTTCCAAAAATTACTATGTCATTGTCTGAGGCGGTTTCAAAACCCTAA
- a CDS encoding DUF2789 family protein has protein sequence MRDLFAQLGLPSSIDKIQQFIESNRPIPAHLPLHEDPFWSPSQAEFLRSNVRSDTDWAIVTDALNAALRK, from the coding sequence ATGAGAGATTTATTTGCACAACTAGGCCTCCCATCATCGATAGATAAAATTCAGCAATTTATAGAATCCAATCGGCCGATTCCAGCGCATTTACCGCTACATGAGGATCCATTTTGGAGTCCATCTCAAGCAGAATTTCTTCGTAGCAATGTGCGAAGCGATACAGATTGGGCGATAGTAACAGACGCATTAAATGCTGCGTTGAGAAAGTAG
- a CDS encoding glycosyltransferase family 2 protein, with product MSIVVTTYNGAKYLAAQLDSILTQTHNALEIIISDDASSDDTWAIAQDYAQKDARIQLLRHEKNVGLHANLNTALTKATGEYMAISDQDDIWLPHKIEKQLSLLGNSVGVYSDSVLIDASGERLGKTLFQALNIKPNKDSARTVPLFFKNAVSAHALLFHRSLLSMVLPFSDDFIFDHQLALAASCFGGLNYCDEPLVLHRIHGGNHTNAGLAGKKPTQTNIDRNTERRVHRFRQQQRIRYVLERSACADAALRAFGTTDAALLQDIAAIPDEMARYDQTFFNLRLFNLLRQLGSKHRYCRKLRLKRCFTLAKGARWHQCLGILGVR from the coding sequence GTGTCGATAGTTGTCACCACTTACAACGGCGCAAAATATCTCGCCGCGCAGTTGGATTCGATTCTGACGCAAACGCACAACGCGCTAGAAATTATTATTAGCGATGACGCGTCCAGCGATGACACATGGGCTATTGCGCAAGACTATGCGCAAAAAGACGCGCGCATACAGTTGCTGCGCCATGAAAAAAATGTCGGGCTGCACGCCAATCTCAATACTGCCTTAACAAAAGCCACCGGCGAATACATGGCGATTTCTGATCAAGATGATATTTGGCTGCCGCACAAAATTGAAAAACAGTTGTCACTATTGGGCAACTCAGTTGGGGTGTATTCAGACAGTGTGTTGATTGACGCAAGCGGCGAGCGTTTGGGTAAAACGCTGTTTCAAGCGCTGAATATCAAGCCCAATAAAGACAGTGCGCGCACCGTGCCGCTGTTTTTTAAGAATGCAGTTTCTGCGCACGCACTGTTATTTCATCGCTCGTTGTTGTCGATGGTTTTACCGTTCAGTGACGATTTTATTTTTGATCACCAGTTGGCACTGGCTGCCTCCTGTTTTGGCGGTTTGAACTATTGTGATGAGCCTTTGGTGTTACATCGTATCCATGGTGGCAATCACACCAATGCTGGTTTAGCGGGAAAAAAGCCAACGCAGACAAATATAGATCGTAATACTGAAAGACGCGTACATCGTTTTCGGCAACAGCAGCGCATTCGTTATGTATTAGAGCGCAGTGCTTGTGCGGATGCAGCGTTGCGCGCATTTGGAACAACCGATGCGGCACTGCTGCAAGATATTGCTGCAATTCCTGATGAAATGGCGCGCTACGACCAAACATTTTTCAATCTGCGCTTGTTCAATTTGCTGCGGCAGTTGGGCAGCAAACATCGCTACTGTCGCAAACTGCGCTTGAAGCGCTGTTTTACGCTTGCTAAAGGCGCGCGCTGGCATCAGTGCTTGGGCATCTTGGGTGTGCGATAG
- a CDS encoding glycosyltransferase — protein MTNYPLVSILISAYKHERYVEACVRSVLEQTYPNIELIVIDDGSPDGTAAVLQRLHGETKNSHRPFTFITKKNSGLSDTLNQALAMASGKYICQFGSDDIMLPEKTAKQVAFMEAHPDVAVCGGNALNIDGNGVVQTHRQKNPPQREISFENLFANTGHGIVASTCMIRKAVLDKEGGWNPAIPLEDMYLWFKLTSRGYRMVGLGEVLMHYRKHATNSYKNVRYMYESMKKTIADYQQHPLYAQVLLKLQCSSFLTAAKQGDKALAREILREIPLRSFDKKVWRGLLHLLKPSRRAR, from the coding sequence ATGACAAATTATCCGCTCGTTTCCATTTTAATTTCTGCGTACAAACACGAGCGCTATGTTGAAGCCTGCGTGCGCAGCGTTTTAGAACAAACCTATCCCAATATTGAGTTGATCGTAATAGATGATGGCTCGCCCGATGGCACGGCAGCGGTGCTGCAGCGTTTGCACGGTGAAACTAAAAACAGTCATCGCCCATTCACTTTTATAACGAAAAAAAATTCAGGTCTGTCTGATACGCTCAATCAAGCACTGGCAATGGCTTCGGGAAAATACATCTGTCAGTTCGGTTCCGATGACATCATGCTGCCGGAAAAAACCGCTAAGCAAGTGGCGTTTATGGAGGCACATCCTGATGTCGCGGTGTGCGGCGGCAATGCGCTGAATATTGATGGCAATGGCGTGGTGCAAACGCATCGGCAAAAAAACCCACCGCAGCGCGAAATTTCTTTTGAAAACTTATTTGCCAATACCGGTCACGGCATCGTTGCCTCCACTTGTATGATTCGCAAAGCAGTTCTCGATAAAGAAGGTGGTTGGAATCCGGCTATTCCGCTGGAAGATATGTATCTGTGGTTCAAGCTTACTTCGCGCGGCTATCGCATGGTGGGCTTGGGTGAAGTGTTGATGCACTACCGCAAACACGCTACGAACTCGTACAAAAATGTGCGCTATATGTACGAGTCGATGAAAAAAACCATCGCCGATTATCAACAGCACCCGCTGTATGCGCAGGTGCTGTTGAAGTTGCAGTGCAGCAGCTTTCTCACGGCGGCGAAACAGGGTGATAAAGCATTGGCACGTGAAATTTTGCGCGAGATTCCACTGCGCTCTTTCGATAAAAAAGTCTGGCGTGGCTTACTGCATTTGCTGAAACCGAGTCGACGCGCACGATGA
- a CDS encoding glycosyltransferase, which yields MKILLLVQKEQRVILDRLYDSIAQHADECDTRWLSSAEQANLKHYFRKQVEVARYDRIIFFLRFKKEMRQWRFIRTLPNLIILEHDAYQNYIPNKYQGKYTRHYHRMPWVRVLCSGAHVTQQLQRDGVDAVFIPKGYDQSLIQHQQQARTIELGFVGSLKSGVYSQRKQFLEQLAALEKMEIVRTKSGQDYVDKLNSIRFFASADIGMGEYMIKNFEAMAAGCVLLAWRQDHSEEETLGLRDMENIVLYSSLEECRAKLAQLRADPSLAERIAQAGQTLVEQQYSFAALGKKIIEAIAVPLRNPADYPRTLRQDFKDFLLDCFS from the coding sequence ATGAAAATTTTATTGTTAGTGCAAAAAGAACAGCGCGTGATTCTTGATCGGCTGTACGACAGCATCGCGCAACATGCCGATGAATGCGATACGCGCTGGTTGAGTTCTGCTGAGCAGGCGAACCTGAAACACTATTTTCGCAAGCAAGTGGAGGTGGCGCGCTATGACCGCATCATATTTTTCTTGCGCTTTAAGAAAGAAATGCGCCAGTGGCGTTTTATTCGCACCCTGCCCAATCTGATTATTCTCGAACACGATGCCTACCAGAATTACATTCCCAACAAATACCAAGGCAAATACACGCGCCACTATCACCGTATGCCGTGGGTGCGTGTGCTGTGCTCTGGCGCGCATGTCACACAGCAATTGCAGCGCGATGGTGTAGACGCTGTTTTTATTCCCAAAGGTTACGATCAGTCGCTCATTCAGCATCAACAGCAAGCGCGCACGATTGAACTGGGCTTTGTCGGTAGTTTGAAAAGTGGTGTGTATTCGCAGCGCAAACAATTTCTGGAGCAGTTGGCTGCGCTAGAAAAAATGGAAATCGTGCGCACGAAATCCGGTCAAGACTATGTCGATAAACTCAACAGCATTCGTTTTTTTGCTAGCGCCGATATCGGCATGGGCGAATACATGATCAAGAATTTTGAAGCGATGGCGGCGGGCTGTGTGTTGCTAGCGTGGCGACAAGATCACAGCGAAGAAGAAACGCTGGGCTTGCGCGATATGGAAAATATCGTGCTGTATTCCTCGCTGGAAGAATGCCGCGCTAAATTGGCGCAGCTGCGCGCTGATCCTTCCTTGGCTGAACGCATTGCACAGGCAGGGCAAACCTTGGTGGAACAGCAATACAGTTTTGCCGCCTTGGGCAAAAAAATTATCGAGGCGATTGCGGTGCCGTTGCGCAATCCTGCTGATTATCCGCGCACGCTGCGTCAGGATTTCAAAGATTTTCTTCTCGACTGTTTCTCGTAG
- a CDS encoding glycosyltransferase encodes MKTTRTALHIIHGYNEPFLSLSNQYSRALQSDGWRVIAVYVSGAPDTTIRQKTIADEVIFFAADDAAMKGLKLPLIQRVRQLIKSHTPTLIIAQRYKPLYLALLGSVGSDIPVIGVAHAFGVLKNTARRCLLRCFRQRLLLLGVSEAVTNDLRKDDKALNKQALLNCIDAETLEQRLLPRAAAREKLQLRDDEFVFANVGRLHDDKDQSTLIRAFARIASTAPQAKLLLIGKGKREARYRALIAELQLPDRILLTGPVPDANTLFPAFDCYVSASDREPFGIVLTEAMLARVPVISTDCGGAPEVLGEHALYFSCGDDKTLAEKMLQVLQQTPEQSRQQGEQLYRRLQQQFAFVPFRERLLSVVNNRVTRS; translated from the coding sequence ATGAAAACGACACGCACGGCTCTGCACATTATTCACGGCTACAACGAGCCTTTTTTGTCGCTGTCCAATCAATACAGTCGCGCGCTGCAATCCGATGGCTGGCGCGTGATCGCCGTGTATGTATCTGGCGCGCCCGACACAACGATTCGTCAAAAAACCATCGCCGATGAAGTGATTTTTTTTGCCGCCGATGATGCCGCAATGAAAGGTCTCAAGCTGCCCTTGATTCAACGCGTGCGACAACTGATCAAATCCCATACGCCAACACTCATTATCGCGCAGCGCTACAAACCGCTGTATCTCGCTCTGCTCGGCAGCGTGGGCAGCGATATTCCGGTGATCGGCGTCGCACATGCTTTCGGTGTACTAAAAAACACTGCACGCCGTTGTTTGTTGCGCTGTTTCCGCCAACGCTTATTACTGCTCGGCGTTTCAGAAGCCGTGACGAATGATTTGCGCAAAGATGATAAGGCTCTCAATAAACAGGCATTATTAAATTGCATCGACGCCGAAACCTTAGAACAGCGTTTGTTACCGCGCGCTGCAGCCAGAGAAAAATTGCAACTGCGCGACGATGAGTTTGTGTTTGCCAATGTAGGTCGTCTGCACGACGACAAAGATCAAAGCACGCTTATCCGCGCTTTTGCGCGCATCGCATCCACCGCACCGCAGGCAAAGTTATTATTGATCGGCAAAGGCAAACGCGAAGCGCGCTACCGCGCTTTGATCGCAGAATTGCAGTTGCCAGATCGCATCCTGCTCACTGGCCCCGTGCCTGATGCCAACACTTTATTTCCTGCTTTTGATTGTTATGTATCAGCGTCCGACCGCGAACCATTCGGCATTGTCTTAACTGAAGCGATGCTGGCGCGCGTGCCGGTAATCAGCACCGATTGCGGCGGCGCACCGGAAGTGCTCGGCGAACACGCACTGTATTTTTCTTGCGGCGATGACAAAACGCTGGCAGAAAAAATGCTGCAAGTATTGCAACAAACGCCGGAACAAAGTCGCCAGCAGGGCGAGCAACTCTATCGACGCTTACAGCAACAGTTTGCTTTTGTGCCGTTTCGTGAGCGGCTATTGTCGGTAGTAAATAACCGAGTCACGCGCTCATGA
- a CDS encoding lipopolysaccharide kinase InaA family protein, which yields MMPPVTTLRALQYAAREIATPFSLALPDGSRLLCTDVLRLLPEKRIVLRATLGEKTVLAKLFFDAANWQKEITQYALLENTGVKTPELLTQYTLEQGGVCLYSFIDQAQPLDLLWQQADEEKKKRYLDLLLPCLQTLWQQKILQQDLHLGNFLLQGNDTLWMLDPASCKHYTHASEQQNNCALFLAQLPLSDWSFVAQHCQFDDAIQTLAAKQWQLRLKNYQKKILRDCTEIADISPHNNLHILCRRAFLNDAWRDLLQNPSTLQQDAVMLKNGNSAKVFRIEVNGAAFVVKQYINKDWLRKLRRAFRVSRAARSWHFAHALAFAGVRVPKPVALIEQKTGPIVTSAWFISEYCADTDLLTRWQTQEPTKAELHNLRALFNALLQLRSHHGDMKATNLLSDGNTLAVIDYDGAQQHRHSSTLNKALQKDRQRFLQNWADKPQLQQRLAEWIAP from the coding sequence ATGATGCCGCCCGTCACCACACTGCGCGCGCTGCAATACGCAGCGCGTGAGATTGCCACACCGTTTAGCTTGGCATTGCCCGATGGCAGCCGTTTACTCTGTACGGATGTGCTGCGCTTGCTGCCGGAAAAGCGCATCGTGCTGCGTGCAACACTGGGCGAAAAAACCGTCCTCGCTAAACTATTTTTTGATGCAGCGAATTGGCAAAAAGAAATCACACAGTATGCGCTGCTGGAAAATACTGGCGTAAAAACGCCTGAGTTGCTCACACAATACACGCTAGAGCAGGGCGGTGTTTGCCTCTACAGTTTTATCGACCAAGCACAGCCTTTAGATCTGCTATGGCAACAAGCGGACGAAGAAAAAAAGAAGCGTTATCTCGATCTGCTACTACCTTGTTTACAAACACTGTGGCAACAAAAAATTCTTCAGCAAGATTTGCACTTGGGCAATTTTCTATTACAAGGTAATGACACACTGTGGATGCTGGATCCCGCCAGCTGCAAGCACTACACCCATGCCAGCGAACAACAAAACAACTGTGCGTTGTTTTTGGCGCAGCTTCCCTTATCCGATTGGTCGTTCGTGGCTCAGCATTGTCAGTTTGATGATGCCATCCAAACACTGGCAGCAAAGCAATGGCAGTTGCGTTTGAAAAATTATCAGAAAAAAATCTTGCGCGATTGCACAGAAATAGCCGACATCAGCCCACACAACAATCTACACATTTTGTGCCGCCGCGCATTTTTGAATGATGCTTGGCGTGATTTGCTGCAGAATCCATCGACACTACAGCAAGATGCAGTGATGCTGAAAAACGGCAACTCCGCCAAAGTATTTCGCATCGAAGTGAATGGTGCTGCGTTTGTCGTCAAGCAGTACATCAATAAAGATTGGTTGCGAAAACTGCGCCGTGCGTTTCGCGTTTCGCGCGCGGCACGCAGTTGGCACTTCGCGCACGCATTAGCTTTTGCCGGTGTGCGCGTGCCAAAACCCGTTGCACTGATCGAACAAAAAACCGGCCCCATCGTCACCAGCGCTTGGTTTATCAGCGAATACTGCGCTGATACCGATTTGCTCACGCGCTGGCAAACACAAGAACCCACAAAAGCAGAATTGCATAATCTGCGCGCGCTGTTTAACGCACTGCTACAACTGCGCAGCCATCACGGTGACATGAAAGCGACCAATTTATTGAGCGATGGCAACACCCTTGCCGTAATTGATTACGATGGCGCGCAACAACATCGTCACTCATCAACCTTAAATAAAGCATTACAAAAAGATCGCCAACGCTTTTTGCAAAACTGGGCAGACAAACCTCAACTGCAACAACGGTTGGCGGAGTGGATTGCGCCATGA
- a CDS encoding sigma-54 dependent transcriptional regulator has protein sequence MKRILIVEDEEIIRHALKKVLQRQQFTVEEAGSVQEALSLQPHHFDLVISDLRLPGEPGTDLLQHSGDTPVIIMTSYASMRSAIDAMKLGAVDYIAKPFDNDEMLNTIQRVLGAGAAVSRKSSAKKNTAKNAQDELPGIIGNSPAMHTLFDKIRKVAPTNATVLVCGETGTGKELIANAIHHSSPRVNKPLISVNCAAIPENLIEAELFGHEKGAYTGATHAREGLITAADGGTLFLDEIGELPLEAQARLLRVLQEGEVRSIGSVASRKVDVRLIAATHRDLQKMCADKTFREDLFFRINVVQLNLPALRERGDDILLIATQLLVRYCQKNGRTDLVFSADAQQAITAHPWPGNVRELDNTIQRAVILCEANACELSAAQLELPTTTTQKTEVTSLEDYFVRFVLDHQDALSETEIAQRLGISRKNLWERRQKMGIPRPRGGQQNA, from the coding sequence ATGAAGCGCATTCTGATTGTCGAAGACGAAGAAATTATTCGTCACGCCCTAAAAAAAGTGCTGCAACGCCAACAATTTACGGTGGAAGAAGCAGGCAGTGTGCAAGAAGCTTTGTCACTGCAGCCTCACCATTTTGATTTGGTGATCAGCGATTTGCGTCTACCAGGCGAACCCGGTACCGACTTATTGCAACACAGTGGCGATACGCCCGTCATTATCATGACCAGTTACGCCAGTATGCGTTCCGCGATTGATGCCATGAAATTAGGCGCTGTGGATTACATCGCCAAACCGTTCGACAACGATGAAATGCTGAACACAATCCAGCGCGTACTCGGTGCAGGCGCTGCTGTGTCGCGCAAATCCTCGGCAAAAAAAAATACGGCAAAAAATGCGCAGGATGAATTGCCCGGCATCATCGGCAATAGCCCTGCCATGCACACACTGTTCGACAAAATTCGCAAAGTGGCACCGACCAATGCCACGGTTTTGGTTTGCGGCGAAACCGGCACCGGCAAAGAATTGATTGCTAACGCCATCCACCACAGCAGTCCGCGCGTAAACAAACCGTTGATTTCTGTGAACTGCGCGGCGATTCCTGAAAACTTGATCGAAGCAGAATTGTTTGGTCACGAAAAAGGCGCGTACACCGGCGCCACACACGCACGCGAAGGTTTAATCACCGCTGCTGATGGCGGCACTTTGTTTCTCGATGAAATTGGCGAACTGCCATTGGAAGCACAAGCGCGTTTACTGCGCGTACTGCAAGAGGGTGAAGTGCGCTCTATCGGTTCGGTTGCTTCACGCAAAGTCGATGTACGCTTGATCGCCGCCACCCACCGTGACTTGCAAAAAATGTGCGCAGACAAAACTTTTCGCGAAGATTTGTTTTTCCGCATCAATGTTGTGCAACTGAATTTGCCTGCACTACGCGAGCGCGGTGACGATATTCTATTAATCGCCACACAACTATTGGTGCGCTACTGCCAGAAAAATGGTCGCACTGATTTAGTTTTTTCTGCCGATGCGCAGCAAGCTATTACCGCACACCCGTGGCCCGGCAATGTACGCGAATTGGATAACACCATTCAGCGCGCTGTCATTCTGTGTGAAGCCAACGCCTGTGAACTCTCTGCCGCGCAGTTGGAATTGCCCACAACAACGACACAAAAAACAGAAGTCACTTCGCTGGAAGATTATTTCGTGCGTTTTGTGCTCGACCACCAAGACGCACTCTCTGAAACCGAGATTGCGCAACGTTTGGGCATCAGCCGCAAAAACTTGTGGGAGCGGCGACAAAAAATGGGCATCCCGCGCCCACGCGGCGGTCAACAAAACGCATGA
- the sodC gene encoding superoxide dismutase [Cu-Zn] SodC: MKKSLLFLLAMSASAAWADVTVSMQMVDAKGVGASIGQVVISETRYGLVFTPALQGLAPGLHGFHLHENASCEPAMKDGKSVPAGAAGGHYDPTNSRVHGTPWGNGHLGDLPPLFVDAKGAATQPALAPRLKMSDLKGRALMIHAGGDNHADHPAPLGGGAARIACGVIR, from the coding sequence ATGAAAAAATCTTTGTTGTTTTTATTAGCAATGTCGGCGAGCGCCGCGTGGGCCGATGTCACGGTGTCGATGCAGATGGTGGATGCCAAAGGCGTGGGCGCGAGCATTGGGCAGGTGGTGATTTCAGAAACACGCTACGGTCTGGTATTCACACCTGCCCTGCAAGGTTTAGCGCCCGGGTTGCACGGCTTTCATCTGCATGAAAATGCCAGTTGTGAACCAGCCATGAAGGACGGTAAATCCGTGCCGGCGGGTGCGGCGGGCGGACATTACGATCCCACCAACAGCCGTGTACACGGCACGCCGTGGGGCAATGGGCATTTGGGCGATTTGCCGCCGCTGTTTGTCGATGCCAAAGGTGCTGCGACACAGCCGGCGCTGGCGCCGCGCTTGAAGATGAGCGATCTGAAAGGTCGCGCCTTGATGATTCACGCAGGTGGAGATAACCATGCCGATCACCCTGCGCCTTTGGGTGGTGGCGCAGCGCGCATTGCTTGCGGCGTGATTCGTTAG
- a CDS encoding tetratricopeptide repeat protein: MLTSIKRAFFPPLTAMQCHALALLLACTLIITGCQTAPPPPSAQTRFIATAQQAQRGDANAQLQLAAFYSRGEGVGKNHPESARWLTLAAQQGKAAAQGILATMYNEGVGVPQDYSLAAHWARLAAMQGDSTGQSVLGTLYLEGRGVARDAQEAYAWFALAATQGDAWETQQRDRTAAQLSARQLQQAQHRATALSQQIAARQAH, encoded by the coding sequence ATGCTTACATCAATAAAACGCGCTTTTTTTCCGCCTCTCACCGCCATGCAATGCCATGCGCTTGCACTGTTACTCGCTTGCACGCTGATTATCACGGGCTGCCAAACTGCGCCGCCGCCACCCAGTGCACAAACGCGTTTTATTGCCACCGCACAGCAGGCACAACGCGGTGATGCCAATGCACAATTACAACTCGCGGCGTTTTACAGTCGCGGTGAAGGCGTGGGGAAAAACCATCCTGAATCCGCGCGTTGGCTCACACTCGCCGCACAACAAGGCAAAGCCGCCGCGCAAGGTATTTTGGCGACGATGTATAACGAAGGTGTGGGTGTGCCACAGGATTATTCTCTGGCCGCACACTGGGCGCGATTGGCGGCGATGCAGGGCGACAGCACAGGGCAATCTGTACTCGGTACGCTGTACTTAGAAGGGCGAGGCGTTGCGCGCGATGCACAAGAAGCCTACGCATGGTTTGCTCTCGCTGCCACACAAGGCGATGCTTGGGAAACGCAGCAGCGCGACCGCACCGCCGCCCAGCTCTCCGCCCGCCAATTACAGCAAGCGCAGCACCGCGCGACAGCGCTGTCTCAGCAAATCGCCGCTCGCCAAGCGCACTAA
- the ilvA gene encoding threonine ammonia-lyase, biosynthetic produces the protein MHALEEPMPHTYIKRILNARVYDVAQETPLDPMRSLSTRSGNQILLKREDLQPVFSFKLRGAYNKMCQLSDEALARGVVTASAGNHAQGVALAAARMNVKAFIVMPRTTPAIKVEAVKARGAKVILHGDTYDEASAHAQQLMQEKGMTYVHPYDDPDVIAGQGTVGMEILRQHPDNLHAVFIPVGGGGLCAGVAAYIKFVRPDVKIFAVEAEESACLAAAMQQKKRVKLPQVGLFADGTAVAQIGEETFRVIKKTIDGVITVSTDEICASIKDIFEDTRSIAEPSGALALAGLKKYAAEQSLRDENLVAINSGANINFDRLRYISERTEIGEQREVVLAVTIPEKPGSFKAFCRLLGKRNITEFNYRYADKKQAHIFVGVQVAANSDDRRELLRELDSNGYMALDMTDDEMAKLHIRHMVGGHAPTISDERLFRFEFPERPGALMHFLNNLGQHWNISLFHYRNHGAADGRVLVGLQVPPEEYAQLAQSLNALNYPWQEETGNAAYQLFLG, from the coding sequence ATGCACGCACTGGAGGAACCCATGCCACACACCTATATCAAGCGCATTCTCAACGCGCGCGTCTACGATGTTGCACAAGAAACCCCGCTAGACCCCATGCGCTCACTCTCCACACGCAGTGGCAACCAGATTCTATTGAAGCGTGAAGATTTGCAGCCAGTTTTTTCGTTCAAGTTGCGCGGCGCGTACAACAAAATGTGCCAGCTGTCGGATGAAGCGCTGGCGCGTGGCGTAGTAACCGCTTCTGCTGGCAATCACGCACAGGGCGTGGCACTGGCTGCGGCGCGCATGAATGTCAAAGCCTTCATTGTGATGCCGCGCACCACGCCAGCGATCAAAGTGGAAGCGGTGAAAGCGCGCGGTGCCAAAGTGATTTTGCACGGCGATACCTACGACGAAGCTTCCGCGCACGCACAGCAGTTGATGCAAGAAAAAGGCATGACTTATGTGCACCCGTACGACGATCCCGATGTGATCGCAGGGCAGGGCACCGTGGGCATGGAAATTTTGCGCCAGCATCCCGACAACTTGCACGCGGTTTTCATTCCTGTCGGCGGTGGTGGTTTGTGCGCAGGTGTTGCGGCTTACATCAAATTTGTGCGCCCCGATGTCAAAATTTTTGCGGTAGAAGCCGAGGAATCCGCTTGCCTCGCCGCTGCCATGCAGCAGAAAAAACGCGTCAAACTGCCGCAAGTGGGCTTGTTTGCCGATGGCACAGCGGTTGCGCAAATCGGCGAAGAAACTTTTCGCGTGATCAAAAAAACCATCGATGGCGTGATCACGGTCAGCACCGATGAAATCTGCGCGTCTATCAAAGATATTTTTGAAGACACGCGCTCTATCGCCGAACCGTCAGGCGCGTTGGCACTCGCGGGTTTAAAAAAATACGCCGCCGAACAATCACTGCGCGATGAAAATTTGGTGGCGATTAACAGCGGAGCCAATATCAATTTTGATCGCCTGCGTTATATCTCTGAGCGCACCGAAATTGGCGAGCAGCGCGAAGTGGTATTAGCAGTCACCATCCCCGAAAAACCGGGCAGCTTCAAAGCGTTTTGTCGCCTGCTCGGCAAACGCAATATCACGGAATTTAATTATCGTTACGCAGATAAAAAACAGGCGCATATTTTTGTTGGCGTGCAAGTGGCGGCGAACAGTGATGACCGCCGTGAACTGCTACGCGAGCTCGACAGCAACGGCTACATGGCGCTGGATATGACCGACGATGAAATGGCGAAGCTGCATATCCGCCACATGGTCGGCGGTCACGCGCCCACCATTTCTGACGAACGACTGTTCCGTTTTGAATTTCCAGAGCGCCCCGGTGCGCTGATGCACTTCCTCAACAATCTCGGTCAGCACTGGAATATCTCGCTGTTCCACTACCGCAATCACGGCGCGGCCGACGGTCGCGTGCTAGTCGGTTTGCAGGTGCCGCCAGAGGAATACGCACAGTTGGCGCAGTCTTTGAACGCACTGAACTACCCTTGGCAGGAAGAAACAGGCAACGCCGCCTACCAACTATTTCTCGGTTAA